Proteins from a single region of Labedella gwakjiensis:
- a CDS encoding sugar ABC transporter ATP-binding protein: protein MSETRTGIAFAARGITKSFGPVRALRGVELELRRGEVTALMGENGAGKSTLLKIITGDYQPDDGVLELDGSPVVFAGPGASRASGVRVIAQEPEIVPHVSVAENIFIGSLGRLGYKRSELLERAAAALDDWGFARVIRPELIGSTLSPAQRQIVEIMRALISEPEVICFDEPTSSLGDDEVAILFAVIRRLRDQGVAIGYVSHRMAEIFQLADRITVLRDGGLVGTEAAADIDDEGLVRMMVGRDLTQFFQREAVTPGEVVLELIGVSNEFVDDISLTVRAGEVVGIAGLVGAGRSELMKTIVGDFPLTAGELRVSGTARRFRSPADSVAAGIGFAPEERKAEALLLQRTVRDNMALAMLRKLSRWIFVRSHAERALAAEYITRMRVRTPSAEQIVGTLSGGNQQKVVLARWLATGPKLLLLDEPTRGVDVGAKSEIYTIIDELARSGVAVLVVSSELPEVIGISDRIYVMAHGHITGEVPSRGASEESILALAMEEEPTFS from the coding sequence ATGAGCGAGACCCGAACGGGCATCGCCTTCGCCGCACGCGGCATCACCAAGAGCTTCGGGCCCGTCCGCGCCCTCCGCGGCGTGGAGCTCGAGCTCCGACGCGGCGAGGTCACCGCCCTCATGGGCGAGAACGGTGCGGGCAAGTCCACACTCCTCAAGATCATCACGGGCGACTACCAGCCGGACGACGGCGTGCTCGAGCTCGACGGCTCCCCCGTGGTCTTCGCGGGTCCCGGCGCCTCCCGCGCCTCCGGTGTGCGGGTCATCGCGCAGGAGCCCGAGATCGTGCCGCACGTCTCGGTGGCGGAGAACATCTTCATCGGGTCGCTCGGCCGGCTCGGCTACAAGCGCTCGGAGCTGCTCGAGCGCGCCGCGGCCGCCCTCGACGATTGGGGCTTCGCCCGCGTCATCCGCCCCGAACTCATCGGCAGCACCCTCTCGCCGGCCCAGCGCCAGATCGTCGAGATCATGCGGGCGCTCATCTCGGAGCCCGAGGTGATCTGCTTCGACGAACCCACCTCCTCCCTCGGAGACGACGAGGTGGCCATCCTCTTCGCGGTCATCCGGCGCCTGCGCGACCAAGGGGTCGCGATCGGCTACGTCTCCCACCGCATGGCGGAGATCTTCCAGCTCGCCGATCGCATCACCGTGCTGCGTGACGGCGGGCTCGTGGGCACCGAGGCGGCAGCGGACATCGACGATGAGGGGCTCGTGCGCATGATGGTCGGGCGCGACCTCACGCAGTTCTTCCAGCGAGAGGCCGTGACCCCCGGCGAGGTCGTCCTCGAACTCATCGGTGTCTCGAACGAATTCGTCGACGACATCTCGCTCACGGTGCGGGCCGGCGAGGTGGTCGGGATCGCCGGTCTCGTCGGCGCCGGGCGCAGCGAGCTCATGAAGACGATCGTGGGCGACTTCCCGCTCACGGCGGGCGAGCTGCGCGTCTCGGGCACCGCCCGCCGCTTCCGCAGCCCCGCCGACAGCGTCGCGGCGGGCATCGGCTTCGCACCCGAGGAGCGCAAGGCCGAGGCCCTCCTCCTGCAGCGGACGGTGCGCGACAACATGGCGCTCGCGATGCTCCGGAAGCTGTCCCGCTGGATCTTCGTGCGCTCGCACGCCGAGCGCGCCCTCGCCGCCGAGTACATCACCCGGATGCGCGTCCGCACGCCGTCCGCCGAGCAGATCGTCGGGACGCTCTCGGGCGGCAACCAGCAGAAGGTCGTCCTCGCACGCTGGCTCGCGACGGGACCGAAGCTCCTGCTGCTCGACGAGCCCACGCGTGGCGTGGACGTGGGGGCGAAGTCGGAGATCTACACGATCATCGACGAGCTCGCCCGCTCCGGTGTCGCCGTCCTCGTGGTCTCGAGCGAGCTGCCCGAGGTGATCGGGATATCCGACCGCATCTACGTGATGGCGCACGGCCACATCACCGGAGAGGTTCCCTCCCGCGGCGCGAGCGAGGAGTCCATCCTCGCCCTCGCCATGGAAGAGGAGCCGACCTTCTCATGA
- a CDS encoding substrate-binding domain-containing protein: MNRSTAGRRRRALAAAGALVALVALSACSSGMEEAGSGGGASSGPKDGPLTIAYLQKQGDQQYFVDQANGAKAAAEELGDVTINVVDLGTDSNKAISELDSAIAQGVDGIIIVVPDQQIGPQVIEAADAAGIPIMASDDIITDAEGNDAPFAGFDGTAMGTEVGNAAADLYMDAGWDAADTRILSGYKQDLSVCQQRVDGAEAAFTEAVGDDAPELIEIGTDNSVTDAQDQAGAVITANAGVKHWIVWGCNDENETGIVTALQNSGVSGDDIIGVGLGAYLTCKDWAAGQDTGNKAALFISGAEVGKAAVTSMVALLRDGTPLPPQSIANTEIVDASNWESEGVVCT, translated from the coding sequence ATGAACAGATCCACAGCAGGACGCCGGCGTCGTGCTCTCGCCGCGGCGGGCGCCCTCGTCGCCCTCGTCGCGCTCAGCGCGTGCTCCTCCGGAATGGAGGAGGCCGGTTCAGGCGGCGGCGCGTCGAGCGGCCCGAAGGACGGTCCCCTCACCATCGCGTACCTGCAGAAGCAGGGCGACCAGCAGTACTTCGTCGACCAGGCCAACGGAGCCAAGGCCGCGGCCGAGGAGCTCGGCGACGTCACCATCAACGTCGTCGACCTCGGCACCGACTCCAACAAGGCGATCAGTGAGCTCGACTCCGCGATCGCGCAGGGTGTCGACGGCATCATCATCGTGGTGCCCGACCAGCAGATCGGCCCGCAGGTGATCGAGGCGGCCGACGCGGCCGGCATCCCGATCATGGCGTCCGACGACATCATCACCGACGCGGAGGGCAACGATGCGCCGTTCGCCGGCTTCGACGGGACCGCCATGGGCACCGAGGTGGGCAACGCCGCGGCCGACCTCTACATGGACGCCGGCTGGGACGCCGCCGACACCCGCATCCTGTCCGGTTACAAGCAGGACCTGAGCGTGTGCCAGCAGCGGGTCGACGGCGCGGAGGCGGCCTTCACCGAGGCCGTCGGCGACGACGCCCCCGAGCTCATCGAGATCGGCACCGACAACTCGGTCACCGACGCGCAGGACCAGGCCGGCGCGGTCATCACGGCCAACGCCGGCGTGAAGCACTGGATCGTTTGGGGCTGCAACGACGAGAACGAGACCGGGATCGTCACGGCGCTCCAGAACTCGGGCGTCTCGGGCGACGACATCATCGGGGTCGGCCTCGGCGCGTACCTCACCTGCAAGGACTGGGCCGCCGGCCAGGACACCGGCAACAAGGCTGCCCTCTTCATCTCGGGCGCCGAGGTCGGCAAGGCAGCGGTGACCTCGATGGTCGCTCTGCTGCGCGACGGCACACCGCTTCCTCCCCAGTCGATCGCGAACACGGAGATCGTGGACGCGAGCAACTGGGAGTCCGAGGGCGTGGTCTGCACGTAG